The Haliaeetus albicilla chromosome 9, bHalAlb1.1, whole genome shotgun sequence genomic sequence CGGCAGGAAAAACATTGAAGCCTTACTGGAAGATTCCCCTTTCCCACCTTGCTCACTTCAGTCTCGCCTTGAACAACAAGAAGTGCTCCAAGACTTTCAGTTTAGTCGGCACCCAGTACCCAGATACTCTCAGAGCACTGATGCTGCAAGCTCAGGGTGGCCGAGGACCGAGTTTGATGCTCTATGCCACACCACGGAGCTGGGGCGCAGGCTGGAAGGGGCAGCAAGCCTCACCTGTGTGCCAGTGGTCTGCTGGGGAAGGATGCGGAGGAAGTCTTCGGGGAGGTTGCCCAGGAGCGGTGGGTTCCAGTTCCTGTAGCGCCCGGGCGCTGGAGTGCTGCCGGGTCCCGGCACGTCTGTCCTGCAAGGCAAACACAGACAGCACCTTTGGCAAGGGTGAAACCCCCCGAcgtctgctgcagcagcagggcacaggGCCCGGCAtggcagccccctgcccagctccacCGGTGGTCCTGGGAACCAAGAAACCGCAGCACGCCTCCCAAACCCATGGCGTTAGCGTTAGCTCCGGAGAGCGAAAGGCTTTCCTAGCCAGTTTGAAATCTTTGGGAGCTGCTTTTCAAGCCTTGCCCTGCAACCACGCAGGCTGgatttcccttctcctccttgttTTGCTCGGAGTCCCAGAAAACAGCCCTGTGGGAGCCCTAGCACGGCAGGATCGTGCTTACGAAGCTGATGAGCGTCTCTCACCAGATGTCGCACCCAGCCTGCGCAGCCAGCAGCGCCTTCGTCCGAGGGGGCTGGCACAGAGGCGGCCAGGGCACCGGCGCTTGCTTTCCTGCAAGCCCCAAGGCTATGGCCAAGGCACTGCCGCCGGGGGAGAGCCCACAGCCCGTGGGGCCAGAGACCCCCAAGGGGCTCGGtgacccagcagcagcaaatcgAACAGACCCGAGGTCTCCAGTGCCGAGAGCCATGATGCGTGGGGCCCCAGACGCCCAGCACCTGGTGTTTTCGAGCGGAGGCGAGCACTCCCCACCCCCGGTAGCTGATTTTTGCCATTCCACACGCTGCCAGCGTGGCTTTCCGGGCCCCCCAGCTGTTCGCTTTTTAGGGCCTTGCAGGGATTTTTTAGCCAGCTGCGAGCTTCATTCATCTCCCTTGGCTTCGTCTCGCCTGACCCTAATGAACTGATGCCAGATGCCCCTTGCCAGGGCCGCCTAACACACAGCAAGACCCCCCCCTCCAGGCGCTGGCACAGGGTGCTTTGCCGGCCGCACTGTGGGCCTGGGGGCTCACCTGGGCGGTGGGGTGGGTGGCGCGCGGGGGTAGCGGTTGCCAAACTCCTGGCTCTCGTAGGCGGGAGGGGAGTAGACGGGAGGGGGCTCCTCATCCGAGCTGTCTGGCTCCAGGGTCCGCTCCAAGATCTGTGGGGTGAGAGGACAGGGTGAGGGCGAGCTGGAGAAACACTCCCCGCTTGCGCATGGCAGCAAAACGGGGACAGAACAGGCTGAACACTGCACAGAGGACGGGGGCAAACTCCCGGCACCAGTCCCCTGCACCGGGGGGGCTTTTGGTGGGGTTTGGAGGTGCTGCTCTCGAGGCACCGCATTTCAGGTGATGGATGAGCCCATCCCTGGGTGTACGCAGCCCTCAGGGACCCTTTGACAGCAGCTAAAGGGTctctgttgggtttttgggcaggagggagcgAGAAGAGCGCTTTGGCTCGAGCCTCAAGCACTGTCCAAGACAAACCAGCCAGGCTGCACGCTCCAGATCAGCCAAATCGGGCACTCGAATATCTGCCTGCCCGCAACAGCCGACAAGCACCATGCCCAGGCAGAAGTGAGGCAGGATGAGACTGAGCTGCCCGCTCATGCTgagccagccctggcagccaggagtCCAGGCAGAGGACCCCCACCCCTAGCCACGTGCTGGGGACCACCGGCGGGGGTTACCTCGGGGGGGATGCTGTCCTCCGAATCCGAGCTGTCGTCGCAGCCGCTGCTGTCCAGGTTCATCTGCAGGAGCTGGTCAATGGTGGCGTCCACGGCGCCGTTGTTGGCCCTCAAGACGCACTCGATGATGTCGTAGTCCATGTTGGGGAACATGGTTTTGAAGTCCTCCATGGCCTGGTTGAACTCCAGCCGGCGGACCTGCCTGGCGGGGCGGCTGTTGTTGAGCTCCTGGGCGGAGGAGCCGCCGCGCGAGCCGCCGTTGCTGCTGCTCCGACGGAAGAGGCTCGTCATGGCGGGGCGGCTGGCGCGGGGGCACGGCGGCTGCGGTCCCGGCTGCGGCGTGGCGGGCGCCCACCGCCCCCTCGTCACGGGGCGCTGCCCCGGCGGCCGGTGGGGAGCatgggcgggcggcgggggtcCTGCTCCCCGCGGCCGGCGGCACCGCGCGTCAGCCCCCGGCACGCTGCAGCATCCTCCCACCTgcggaggggagaggggagaaagtCACCTGCGGGACAGAGCACCCGGACACGTGGCAAGATCCCACGGCTCAACAGCAGACGTTTGCTTCAATTCGAGACGTCTAACCGCGTCCTCGTGGCACCGTGCCATCCCCGCAGCGCGGCTGGCATGCCGGAGCTTGGATGCGCCGTGCCAGGTGCTGTACAAACAAAATGCAAGGTCAGAAAAATGGCATTACTTCCACTACCGAGGGCTCCCCAGATTTAACACTTCCAGGTCTGACATGTATTTATAAACACAGTAAAAtctctctttaaataaaaacGCAGTCGGCTCAGAGAGTTTCAGAGCAGGGGGCTAAAATACTCTGCAGTACGGCAAAGCGACCCTTGGGAAAAGCCACCAAATCCAAGATTAACATTCACTCTAAAACCGTAAACAGATTATACAGCTACCACTTCTCATTTGGAAATGCAGGGCCAAATTCAGTTCTGGATTAACTCCACTGTTGAAACAGAATTACCCCAGGAACACTTTTGATCCAtaatataattttcaaaggctttttccTAAGCAGCAAGCAGAGGGTTCAAGATAACTGTCCCTAAAATGGTATTTAATTCAGAAGAACGTGCCAAGCACATTTCTTAGCGAAACAGGGTATAATCAGATTCAAAGCCATTAAGCGGAGCAGTCACCTCTGAAGGTCACCCGGGCTCTCTCCTGCCCGTAGCAAGGCTGTGCATGACAGCCACGTCCCCAGTGCTCACCCAGCCTCAGCCGCCGCGCCGGCTCACAGCCCCGAGCTGCTCCAAGGGGCTTCCAGAGGCTGTTGAGAGCAAAACCCACTTGCAAAACGTGGGAAACTTGGCACAAACTCTGGGAGAAAGTTTATTTTGGCAATGCCGGTTAACCCTCAGGTTTTTGTCCCCAGGGACAGCCCTGCTCTGGCTCAGTACCCAGAGGAATCGCTGACGCATCCGGAGGATGGGGGGGATGATTCCCGCTCCGTGGACACgctctgctctccctccctggCTTTTTTGTAATCCTGGATGCATTTGCATTCAGATGCACTGAGCCTGCCGCCGAGCCCCGCGAGCGAACCTGAACAGCAGCCCTGCGCAAACGCCGGCACCGACCAGACCCTGCGCCTCGGCCCAGGGCAGCGGTCCCTGGGCTGAGTACGGTGCCACGGGTCCCTCCAGCCGGTGCCACCTTCCCCGTGGCATTCGCTCACCCCGCAGGACAGGACCtgtggaaaagcagcaggaggtTCACTGCCGGGCACAAGAGGCCATTTCCAAACAGCACCGGGAGCCCCCGGTTCGCTCCACGCTCACTaacaaaaagcatttaacaGATCACTCAGCCGAGAACTGTCTCCATCCCTGCAGTTGCTCTCTGTCCCCAGGATCAGCTCCTGCTCGCCAGGAGCCAGGCACGGAGCAGCGTTGTGTGAGTGGAGCAGGAACAATTCCGACAGCCCTGCCCGCCTCTATTCACTGAGGACAAATAAATCTGCTGGAGTCAATTAGTAAAATACTGCTGCTCGGTTCCTCCTCTGCTGTCATGACTCATGCACAGCAAAAAGCTGGCATTGTTCACACCTCTGGTATTATACTTTAATTGCAATATTGCATGGCTGGTTTAGTCACATATTAAACTGAGTTATAACACATTCACAGGGTACACACGCTCCTTAAAAGATCTGGCTACTCCAAGAGGATGGGGAAAGAGCCTGGACATCAAGGGGAAAATAGCTTATATGGGATACactgcaaacacacacatgaTCCAAATATGAAGATGAGAGCTTCTGCAGAGAACCATTAGCTCAGCAATGCCATGCCAGCCCATAAACCTCAAATAGTAAATTCAGCCCCCAAAATCAGAATATGCGGTTGGAAATCCCCAGATCTATTTAAAAATCCTAAGATCTCTATAAGTAACAAGAAGCACCTGTGGCTGGGGATCTTTGTCTCCAAGGGTTTGACCTTTGAGTGTATATTTAAGGTCTTCTCTGTAACCACGAAGGCTGGGAAATCCCATTTACTGGAGCCAAAGCCCCCAGCCCACCACATACACCAGGCATTGGCAATCCCCCTGCAATCCCTGGGCCGTGCCAAGGAGGGACCGGCTCCTCCTGATGCAAACGCCTCTGTTCTGGGGAAGGTGTTGGTCAACGCGACACCAGAGTCTGGGACAACTCATTGAAATCGCAGCCCACGCTGGATAGCGTGACTGAGCGCAGCGACGCGCCGAGTAACTGAAAGCTTCTGGTCAGGAGATGAACTAAATTAGGGATGGGGACAAGATATTTATACGCCAAAAAGGCTCTGCTGCACATCTGGCTTCAAACAATCCTGAGGGATCGCGCTGCTGAGACCTTCCCAGCCCCTGAGATACGCCCGGAGGCTGCGGGGCTTTGCAGGAGGCTGCCGCGAAGGGTGCGTTCGGCAAAACCGAGGTGCAGCCGGTGCCCCTGGCACAGACCGGGGCTGCTCTGCACGCCCCACGGGCAAACAGCGCTGCGGGCAGAGCTGAAACACTGCAAATGCAGGCTTTTAGacccatttttaaaagtcctGCTGCTAATCCAGAGAAATGCAAACCACTACAGCGGCATGAGTTAAAATCCAGAGAAAAGCAAGTCGTGACACCAGCACgagttaatttaaaatgtaaaacaatAGCTGTATTTGCAGGATCCTCCCCAATTCCTGCTTTTCTGCATCAGCATCTTCAGGTGAGCCGTGGGGAGGGCAGCGGGACCCCCAGGCACCGGTGCCGGCAAGGGGCTCGGGACGTCTCTGGCCCTTATTTTTGTGATGTCAGTGAGGGGCTGGGAAGACgccaggaaaagcaaaatcctTTGGATTTcccaaaaaggaaagaagaaagctggTGTCCAACTGCCAGCCCAGGCGCGAGCACGGGCGCGCTCAGGGCAGTTTGGTGCGGACTGGGCTTCTCTTCACCTTGGCCCCCTGTTCACAAAATTAGGCTGTGATGACTCATTTAGCTGTTGCCCGACCAACTTTCTTCCCGCCTTAAAATAGTTCTTGCTCCTCTATCACACAGAAAAGACCCTGAATGCTGTTATTCATTCATCCAAACCCAGACGCAGGCGTAATCCTTTGCCCTTCTGCTGCGCCCATCACAGGAGGAGCTTAAAGGCTTTGCAAGCTCTGGGTGCGTGCGTCCCCGTCCCACGGGTCGCGGGGACCAGCGAGGCAACAGCAGGGACCCCGATGGGGCCGGCACTGCCCTCGTGCCCCCcaccagccctggcagcacGGGGTAAAACCTCCCATCCCAGCAGGGTTGGCAGCCGCAGGGCACGGGCAGTGCCCGGTCCTGGCTCGCCCCGGGGACACGGCGGCAGGTCCCGGCTGAGCCGCCTCGGCAGCCAGTGGCCGCGGTTGTCCCGGCGCTGACCTGCGTCACGGAGAAAGTGCCAGGTGACGTCCCAGTGCCAGACTGGGGGCCAGACACAAAGCCAGCGCCAGCGCTTCCACCGTGCCGCTGTAACATCAAACCCGCAGGAAAGGTTGCCGTATTGCCACGTCCACACCAGCTTTTATCAGCTGCCACGGTGCCACGTCCACACCGGCTCTGTGCCCCAGGATGGGGGCTAGCACAGAAAATGCCCATGCAGGTTTTGCCGTCGTCACCTAGCCAGGACAGCGCGGGATGCTCTCCCGCACACGTCCACGGTTGCTTTCTCACTGCAGGCTGTGCTCAGGCACCAGCACACCTTTGGGTTCAGCTCCTGCCGTTAGCTCACCActtaaaaaacttaaaataagaCCAAACAAAAGCTGACCTTTGGGGAGGAGGCTCATCCCTGCAAGCCCATGGGTGCACCCTGCCTCTTCTCCTGCCGGAGCCACTAATGACTCGCACAATTCAGATCCATCCTTGCCTGAGCCAGAGCCGAGAACAAGACCTCGGCAGCCGCGCAGGAACCCTTAATTACGCTCGTCGGGAAGCAGAAAAGGCACGCACAGCCTGGGGGAGCACGTCCTCCTGTGCCAGCCAGCATCCCGCCTCTCCAAAGCCGGTTTCAACCCAGCCCTGGGAGCGGGTCACTCGATACCTCGCAGAAATGGACTTTTCACATCGAGGGATGGCCCGAGAGGCTGTGGGCGCTTCGGGTGAGCTCCAGCCAGGAGCAAGCGCGATGCAAGTCATGGAGGAGGCTGCCTGCAGTTCGACCGTCAGCCATCCGGGAACGGTGCGGACGAGCAGGTGGATAATCCCAGGGTTTGGTCGAACTCATGATGTCATGCTGGAAACAACAGTTGCTCAGCTCTGTGAGGAACGCAGCCCGAACGGAGGAGCGAACAGCTGTAAAAGCACTGGGACTGATCACTCGCAGCCCTCGCAGCTCTGGGAAGAGCCTTGGCACCAAGTGCAAACACAAATATTCCCTTCCCCAGTGTCTGCTACAGCTCAGACAACAGATGGGATTGCTCAAACATCGCTAAACCAGCCCAGCCCTTTTTCCCCTGCTATTGCCACGCTGCATTTGTCGATGATCCCTGCAAACGTGCCAGAGGTGCGACGTCCAGTTTGCGGCCAGGATGGGGGTGACACCAGTAAGTGCTTGTTCCCCCCAGCCCAGCGCTCTGCCGAGGGCACCCATCGCTCAGTAGCGGCTGCAAGCCCAGGCCTGTAATGACTCAGCTGGGGGATGCGGAGCAGAAACAGAAGGCATTTCCATGCGCGGGATTATCCAGAGACAAGGGCTGCCAGCaccccagctgct encodes the following:
- the CUEDC1 gene encoding CUE domain-containing protein 1 isoform X2; the encoded protein is MALLGPLSAAPPALSATLGAGRGISFWREVGGCCSVPGADARCRRPRGAGPPPPAHAPHRPPGQRPVTRGRWAPATPQPGPQPPCPRASRPAMTSLFRRSSSNGGSRGGSSAQELNNSRPARQVRRLEFNQAMEDFKTMFPNMDYDIIECVLRANNGAVDATIDQLLQMNLDSSGCDDSSDSEDSIPPEILERTLEPDSSDEEPPPVYSPPAYESQEFGNRYPRAPPTPPPRTDVPGPGSTPAPGRYRNWNPPLLGNLPEDFLRILPQQTTGTQGSHSCRQPVPRGLAPRGQGSLEQERRWKQYLEDERIALFLQNEEFMKELQRNRDFLLALERDRLKYESKKSKSTSVAVSNDFGFSSVISGDVAPSVTSEAGGAVSDDALFRDKLKHMGKSTRKKLFELARAFSEKTKMRKSKRKHLLKHQVLGTAASTANLLDDVEGHSCDEDFQARRQQLREEEETPKEGQ
- the CUEDC1 gene encoding CUE domain-containing protein 1 isoform X1, which encodes MRQRFLWVGGCCSVPGADARCRRPRGAGPPPPAHAPHRPPGQRPVTRGRWAPATPQPGPQPPCPRASRPAMTSLFRRSSSNGGSRGGSSAQELNNSRPARQVRRLEFNQAMEDFKTMFPNMDYDIIECVLRANNGAVDATIDQLLQMNLDSSGCDDSSDSEDSIPPEILERTLEPDSSDEEPPPVYSPPAYESQEFGNRYPRAPPTPPPRTDVPGPGSTPAPGRYRNWNPPLLGNLPEDFLRILPQQTTGTQGSHSCRQPVPRGLAPRGQGSLEQERRWKQYLEDERIALFLQNEEFMKELQRNRDFLLALERDRLKYESKKSKSTSVAVSNDFGFSSVISGDVAPSVTSEAGGAVSDDALFRDKLKHMGKSTRKKLFELARAFSEKTKMRKSKRKHLLKHQVLGTAASTANLLDDVEGHSCDEDFQARRQQLREEEETPKEGQ